A window of the Loxodonta africana isolate mLoxAfr1 chromosome 3, mLoxAfr1.hap2, whole genome shotgun sequence genome harbors these coding sequences:
- the LOC135230803 gene encoding small proline-rich protein 2E-like, which translates to MSYQQQQCKQPCQPPPVVCTPKCPEPCPPPKCPEPCPPPKCPEPCPRPMCPPQPCQQKCPPTQIYQPCQQKCPPKSK; encoded by the coding sequence ATGTCTTACCAGCAGCAGCAGTGCAAGCAGCCCTGCCAACCACCTCCTGTGGTGTGCACACCTAAGTGCCCTGAGCCATGTCCACCTCCAAAGTGCCCTGAGCCATGCCCACCCCCAAAGTGCCCTGAGCCATGCCCACGCCCAATGTGCCCACCTCAGCCATGTCAGCAGAAATGCCCTCCTACACAGATATACCAACCCTGCCAGCAGAAGTGTCCTCCTAAGAGCAAGTAA